Proteins from one Streptosporangium becharense genomic window:
- the mreD gene encoding rod shape-determining protein MreD: protein MVRGVLFVAMLLIVMVVQVTVVNLLPLPGEAVPDLVLLAVVGYALARGATAGAVMGFTVGLVSDVLPPVAHLLGQNAFLLCLVGFIAGRAVEKYPGAGPVAALGCAAAGPVIAVAAGALLNDVRVDLATLTTVLPQAVFYNLLAAPPVVWAARRVVRGPETTWSVHRSSRYPARGRVEWGAW from the coding sequence ATGGTACGGGGCGTGCTGTTCGTGGCGATGCTCCTGATCGTCATGGTCGTCCAGGTGACGGTCGTCAACCTGCTGCCGTTACCCGGGGAGGCCGTGCCGGATCTGGTCCTGCTCGCGGTGGTGGGTTACGCGCTGGCCCGGGGCGCCACGGCGGGGGCCGTCATGGGGTTCACCGTGGGGCTCGTCAGTGACGTGCTGCCGCCGGTGGCCCACCTGCTCGGGCAGAACGCGTTCCTGCTGTGTCTCGTCGGTTTCATCGCAGGGCGGGCGGTCGAGAAGTATCCGGGGGCCGGGCCGGTCGCGGCGTTGGGGTGCGCGGCCGCGGGCCCGGTGATCGCGGTGGCGGCCGGTGCCCTGCTCAACGATGTACGGGTCGACCTGGCCACGCTCACCACGGTGTTGCCGCAGGCGGTGTTCTACAACCTGCTGGCCGCACCGCCCGTGGTGTGGGCGGCGCGCAGGGTCGTCCGGGGGCCGGAGACGACGTGGTCGGTCCACCGGTCGTCGCGCTATCCGGCGCGGGGTCGTGTGGAGTGGGGTGCATGGTGA
- a CDS encoding rod shape-determining protein, which produces MGGNLAFLGRDMAVDLGTANTLVYVRGRGIVLNEPSVVAINTTTGKIVAVGIEAKRMIGRTPGNIVAIRPLKDGVIADFDVTERMLRYFIQRVHRRRHFAKPRIIIAVPSGITGVEQRAVKEAGYQAGARRVYIIEEPMAAAIGAGLPVHEPTGNMVVDVGGGTTEVAIISMGGVVTSQSIRVGGDELDHAIITFAKKEYSLMLGERTAEEVKMAIGSACLLPEESHAEIRGRDLVSGLPKTVVVSAGEIRKAIEEPLNAIVDAVKTTLDKCPPELSGDLMDRGIALTGGGALLKGMDERLKDETGMPIHLVDNALDSVALGSGKCVEDFDALQQVLVPEPRH; this is translated from the coding sequence ATGGGCGGTAATCTTGCTTTTCTCGGCCGTGACATGGCAGTCGACCTCGGCACCGCGAACACGCTGGTCTATGTGAGAGGCCGCGGCATCGTGCTCAACGAGCCTTCCGTCGTTGCGATCAACACCACGACGGGGAAGATCGTGGCCGTGGGCATCGAGGCCAAACGGATGATCGGTCGCACGCCCGGCAACATCGTGGCCATCCGGCCGCTCAAGGACGGTGTGATCGCCGACTTCGACGTGACCGAGCGCATGCTGCGCTATTTCATCCAGCGGGTGCACAGACGTCGTCACTTCGCCAAGCCGCGCATCATCATCGCGGTGCCGAGCGGGATCACCGGGGTCGAGCAGCGCGCGGTCAAGGAGGCCGGCTACCAGGCGGGAGCCCGCCGGGTCTACATCATCGAGGAGCCGATGGCCGCCGCGATCGGTGCCGGTCTGCCCGTGCACGAGCCGACCGGCAACATGGTGGTCGACGTCGGCGGTGGCACCACCGAGGTCGCGATCATCTCGATGGGCGGCGTGGTCACCAGCCAGTCGATCAGGGTGGGCGGCGACGAGCTCGACCACGCGATCATCACCTTCGCCAAGAAGGAGTACTCCCTCATGCTCGGCGAACGGACCGCCGAGGAGGTCAAGATGGCGATCGGTTCCGCCTGCCTGCTGCCCGAGGAGAGTCACGCCGAGATCCGGGGTCGCGACCTGGTCAGCGGGCTGCCGAAGACGGTCGTCGTGTCCGCCGGAGAGATCCGCAAGGCCATCGAGGAGCCGCTGAACGCGATCGTCGACGCGGTCAAGACCACACTCGACAAGTGCCCGCCCGAGCTGTCCGGAGACCTGATGGACCGGGGGATCGCGCTCACCGGTGGCGGAGCGCTGCTGAAGGGGATGGACGAGCGGCTCAAGGACGAGACGGGCATGCCCATCCATCTCGTCGACAACGCGCTCGACTCCGTCGCGCTCGGCTCGGGCAAGTGCGTCGAGGACTTCGACGCTCTCCAGCAGGTTCTCGTCCCCGAACCACGTCACTGA
- the mreC gene encoding rod shape-determining protein MreC, with product MKDTRRSRINLGLLLAAALILVTVDHRAGAGSPLGPLRGVGSELFGAVENAGAGIARPVGEFFETMAGAPAARRRVEELRAENQRLKRDLAARNLDRRRSEELRRLLGTAGAGGYTVVTAQVIARRGTLGFEEAVELDVGRADGVRPEMTVLNADGLVGRVIQAGSETSTVLLLSDPASAAGARLESSNEIGVVHGVGENGRLIRFRLLDSTAPITPGHRIVSFGSQRGVPYVAGVPIGVIERVEATPGELTRIAYARPYADLTALDVVGVVMRAPRREPRGPVIPPEPREPKKPSVAREGT from the coding sequence ATGAAGGACACCCGCCGGTCACGGATCAACCTGGGGTTGCTGCTCGCAGCCGCGTTGATCCTGGTGACCGTCGATCATCGTGCCGGGGCCGGCTCCCCGCTGGGCCCGCTCCGGGGAGTCGGCAGCGAGCTGTTCGGGGCTGTGGAGAACGCGGGAGCCGGGATCGCCCGGCCGGTCGGCGAGTTCTTCGAGACGATGGCCGGAGCACCCGCCGCCCGGCGGCGGGTCGAGGAGTTGCGTGCCGAGAACCAGCGGCTCAAGCGTGACCTGGCGGCGCGGAACCTCGATCGCAGGCGCTCGGAGGAACTGCGCAGACTGCTGGGTACGGCGGGAGCCGGTGGATACACGGTCGTGACCGCCCAGGTGATCGCCCGGCGGGGCACGCTCGGATTCGAGGAGGCCGTCGAGCTCGACGTGGGCCGTGCCGACGGGGTGCGTCCGGAGATGACCGTGCTGAACGCCGACGGGCTGGTCGGCCGGGTGATCCAGGCGGGTTCGGAGACCTCGACCGTGCTCCTGCTCAGCGACCCCGCCTCGGCCGCCGGAGCCCGGCTGGAGAGCAGCAACGAGATCGGCGTGGTGCACGGCGTGGGGGAGAACGGTCGCCTGATCCGTTTCCGGTTGCTCGACTCGACCGCGCCGATCACCCCCGGCCACCGGATCGTGAGCTTCGGCTCCCAGCGTGGGGTTCCGTACGTGGCGGGGGTGCCGATCGGGGTGATCGAGCGGGTGGAGGCCACACCGGGGGAGCTGACCCGTATCGCCTACGCACGGCCGTACGCCGACCTCACCGCGCTCGACGTGGTCGGTGTGGTGATGCGGGCACCCCGGCGTGAGCCGCGCGGCCCGGTGATCCCCCCGGAGCCGCGAGAGCCGAAGAAACCCTCCGTGGCGCGAGAGGGGACCTGA